GGAAAGGCAATCATGAGCGCTATCAACATGCCCGCCACAGCCATCTCAACAGTCGCCGGAAAACGGGAAAGGATCAGCTCCGTCACTGGCATCTGAAAAGACCAGGAGCTGCCAAAATCTCCGTGAAGCACATTCCAGAGATAGAGCACATATTGACGCCATAAAGGTTGATCCAGCAAAAGTTGTTCGCGCATCGATTCTACGTCGGCTTGCTGGGCCCCTTCTCCCAACATTGCCTCAACGGGATCCCCCGGAAGGATGCGAAGGAAAGAGAAAACAATCGTCAGAATAGCCAGAGATAGAGGAAGCAACAAAATCAGCCGACGAGAGAGCAGTTGAAGGTTCAAGAGTTCAAAGGTTCAAACGTTCAAGGGTTCAAAAGGTTCAATTTTGGTGAACCGAAATTTCGAACGCAAACACAAGGCTATCATGTCTGGGTTTCCAGTGATAACTTCTGTGCAGCGCATAAACATCCTGATCGATATAAAGCGGAATCCATGGCAAGTCTTCCATCAGAGTTTGCATGATTCCCTCAAGCGCTTTCCGGCGATCCTCCAGTTTCAGGATCTGGGCGCTTTCATCGATCGCTTTATCGACTTTTTCGTTACTGTAACCGATGTAGTTTCGCACGCCATATCCCGGATGCGAGCTGCGCGAATGTAATTGCGGCTCCAGAATATCACTTGCATCCCCCACGGTCGCGCCGACGCGTGAAAGAAAGAATGAAAAATCCTGATTGTCCAGCATTTTGAAAAATTCGGTGTCCGGAAAGACCTTTGTGCGTGCCTGAATACCGATATTCGCCAGCTGTTCCTGAATCAATGTCCCCGTTTCTTCAAGAATCTGCCTTACAAAAAGAGTCACACCAAAACCATTTGCGTAACCGGCCTGAACCAGAAGCTTCTTCGCTTCGTCAATGTCATGGGAGGGCGCACGGATATCCGGGTTATGTCCGAAAACAAATGGAGGAACAGGCTGAAAGGCCGGAACAGCAAAAGTGGGAAGCTTTCCAATCAAATGCTCACGATTGATTCCCCTGTGAATTGCTTTTCTTACCAAAGGATTCTTAAACGGATTCGATTTCGAATCGCTGTAGGGAGTCACAGAACGGGAAACGTCGTAACTTAAATATTTCAAGAAATAATTATCCTGGCGCATCACCTGATACTTCCCGAGACTTCGAATTACGGGTTCTAATTTTTTAGAGTCGTACTGAACGAACTGGCTCCTTCCTGCCACCAGATCGCTGACTGCGAGTTGAGGAGTTCGATTCAAAAAATAAGTAACATCTTGAATTGAGGGTTTGTTCCCCCAATAATCATTGTTTCTTACCATTCGGATGATCTTGCCCGGGGTCCATTTAGTCAGGCGATAGGGCCCGGTGCCATTGACCGTCGTATTCACCAGCGGACTGGAGCCGCGCGACACAATCAAAACGTTATTCAGCTTGTTTAAAAAAATGGCGAGCGGAGTCTTTGTGCGAACCTGGATAGTTGTCGAACTTAACGCCTCTACTTGCTGGACATCGTTGAGATAGGACCCCACTTCGAGATTATTGTCCGTAGCCAGACGTTCGAAAGTGTAAAGGACATCTCCGGCATCCATTATCTTTCCATCATGAAAACGGACGTTCGGTTGCAAATGAAACACCCACGTATAGGCGTCAGGATTTTCCCAACTTTTCGCCAACCGGGGGAGGATCTTGTTTGTCTCATCTGTTCCGACCAGAGGTTCATAGAAATTTGAGGAAATAGCGTAGTTACTGACCCTTGTTTTGGCATGAGGATCCAGAACATCTAATTCATAGGGAACCGAAATGTTGATCGAGCTAGGCTTCTCTTCAGATCGATTGCCGCAGGCAAAAAAAGAAAATACAACCAATACGACGATGACAGATAATTGTCTCAAGCACCCTTTATTATAAACGAAGGCAAAGTAGCACAGGCGTCTCGCCTGTGAAGCTCCACAGGCGAGACGCCTGTGCTACTTCTGTAATCGCAGGCGTTGAATCATATTGATCAGGCCCTGGCGTGTGACTCGCAGTTCTTTTGCGGTCCTGGATTTGTTCCAGTTATTCTTGTTCAACGCCTGAAGAACAAACTCCCGGTCGAACTCCTCCCGGCCTTCCTCCAAACTTAAACCTCTGATTTTTTCCGTCACGTTGAGCGTCTTCAGAGAACGAGGGAGCAATTCCGCTTCTACGACACTTCCTGAATCGGAATTCACAAGCACGGTTTGAATGAGATTCTCCATTTCACGAACGTTTCCGGGCCAGCGATAATCGCACAAAGCTTTCATCGCCGAGTTCGAAAACCGGATGTCCTGTTTGCCAAAAGCCTGAGAATACTTCTCCGCGAAGTATCTCACCAGCAACGGAATGTCTTCCCTTCTTTCCCGCAAAGGAGGGACAGTCAGTGTATATCCATTGATTCTGTAGAAGAGATCCTCACGATAAGCTCCGTCTCTGACCAATCTTTCAAGGTTCTTATGTGTTGCAAAAAGAAAACGGACGTTCACTTTGCGAACGGATGTTTCTCCTAAACGCTGCACTTCACGCTCTTGAACAACCCGTAAAAGTTTGGCCTGAGCTGCAGCGCTCAAATCGCCAATTTCATCCAGAAATAGAGTTCCACTGTGTGCCCGCTCCACCGATCCGGCTTTAG
The sequence above is drawn from the bacterium genome and encodes:
- a CDS encoding ABC transporter substrate-binding protein; the encoded protein is MRQLSVIVVLVVFSFFACGNRSEEKPSSINISVPYELDVLDPHAKTRVSNYAISSNFYEPLVGTDETNKILPRLAKSWENPDAYTWVFHLQPNVRFHDGKIMDAGDVLYTFERLATDNNLEVGSYLNDVQQVEALSSTTIQVRTKTPLAIFLNKLNNVLIVSRGSSPLVNTTVNGTGPYRLTKWTPGKIIRMVRNNDYWGNKPSIQDVTYFLNRTPQLAVSDLVAGRSQFVQYDSKKLEPVIRSLGKYQVMRQDNYFLKYLSYDVSRSVTPYSDSKSNPFKNPLVRKAIHRGINREHLIGKLPTFAVPAFQPVPPFVFGHNPDIRAPSHDIDEAKKLLVQAGYANGFGVTLFVRQILEETGTLIQEQLANIGIQARTKVFPDTEFFKMLDNQDFSFFLSRVGATVGDASDILEPQLHSRSSHPGYGVRNYIGYSNEKVDKAIDESAQILKLEDRRKALEGIMQTLMEDLPWIPLYIDQDVYALHRSYHWKPRHDSLVFAFEISVHQN